The Glycine soja cultivar W05 chromosome 19, ASM419377v2, whole genome shotgun sequence genomic sequence GTTAATAGGTCCCCCGAATAAGATATATATACTTATCTGGGTTAAGATTTCCTATCAACTTGGACGTCGATCTTCTGCATGATTTAGCTTTCAACTGAATAGTTACCCAATTAATATACTCGACTAATAAGTTTTTTGAGCATGACACTCGGCTATATCAAGTTTCTTAAATAATGGAGGCTCTGTTACATAAACAAACTAGcttaatttctttcattaataTATGGCGTTCTTATAGTTAAACAACTATGTTCTACTCATTTCTACCTAAACTATTTCTTTTTCAGTTATTTTGTACTCAGCAGTAGTTTATCAACTAATTAGCATCTTATTATTCGATCTACACTCaacaattttttgtattaacAAGCACATAACGAATCTTCGTAGAAACATTTATTCCCATTCTTTTGTTGCAGGTCTAACATTTGCAGGACTAGTTCggaatcaataataaaaaacatctctttttgataaaaaaaatctcagcGTTTTATTGACTATGCTTGCAACTAAATGCATATATAGCTAGTAAAGTTAGACTTTAGGATCTACGTACCTATATATCCAGCCCTATTTCTATTAAAATGTAGCTTCAGTACTACACTAAGAATTAATTTCTCAATATGGTTAATCAGCCAtccaataattaatttatggcCTATTCACTGGCACGTTTCTTCTCATGATAATTAAAGGCCGATTTTTAAATTGGAATTACATGTAATATTATCCGtatgtttttctaattaatcgGCAGATAACCCACACACTCAATTCTAAAATCGAGAAATCAATTccttaaatgaatatttatatcttacgaaattagtttttaatttttgattgaaGATATCATAGGCatcaaataaagaataaattgaGAAGTTCATGGTATACTAAAATATGAACTTCGAATTCATCATTAACTGATTATAGACGACAAAACCATTGTCGTGGCTCGTGAGATGTGAAAGGGTGGATAAAATCGAGCAATGTGAATGGTGATTGAAGATTGTATTGGTTGAGATGATTAACATCAGGCATGGCTAGCTTCAAGTCATCTTTTCtagagtaaatttttatttgattcttaATAATTAGGTTTGATATCAGTTTagtttataaaatgaaatagcGAGATTAATTTAATCTCTAAAAAATGACATCACGTGTTTATCTTTCTTCAAGACACGATTAGGACTTAATTAAGTACTCTTATCGataaaacaaaactaattaTACTTTAATGGCCCAttaaacccatttgaaaaggaTACATGCATGTCTGTATTGCCGCCGCACGAGAAAAAGTGTGCtgctttcttttcaatatttttttacacattaAGTCACGCTGCATAATCCAAAGAATGGTGGGAAAAGATatcaagtgtgattgatggttaacatgatattttttaacattatcaacaacaaaaaatgtctcatcaaaataacaaatgaaatttCATATCAGAAGCAAAAAGAAATACTCAacagaagcaaaaaaaaaaatgagattttatatCGTTGGTTAAAATTTTCAACTCTTTTTTGTCAATGTGagatatataaattaaagtagGTTATCGAGTCAGCATTTCTCCATCATTTAACACTATTGGatgaatattttctttgtttaaattatgtatattttgaagttcaaattttcttcttttacaatTCAATTAAATAGAGTGAAATAGGATAAGAATAATTTTCTGCGTTTTCTGCAATGAGGTGTGcattcttatatttttcatttttatttaggcAGGCGAGCATAAATAACTGCCTCTAAAATTAGTCAAACTTCTTACCACATGCTAAAAGACTCACTATTATATACTTTACTAATATGTCTAAtaacttcataaaaaaaatgtctaataacttgtttaaaaatcattaaatttttttaggcaaaaaattattattaaacttttaaaataattaaacgctagctaattttttaattaaaagtcaacaaaaataaactatatttttttttaaaataagttaaatcaaACACAAACTAACTACCACGTATGCATCCTACAATGTCGACTTTCATAAAAAGAACCAACAACAAAAAGTGCACATCCTTAAGAAAGGACATAATGTTATATAGGAACAgtcttaaaagaaaaagaaagagacaattattaaataatatattaaagaaaCGTTAATTAGTGTAGTACATAACAATTAACATGtctaagaaaattaataatttcaaagaaataaactttcgtacaaaaatattatttgtataatactatccaaaatcatgttaattatAGGCAAAAGGAAACTTGAGCACGCTTCCTTGTGTAACCAGTTCTTTCCAAATTTTTTCACCTTCAACCGATAAAACCAAGACACTTTTGGGCATCTGTCTCGGCTTGGTGTCACTTTCTGAATACAAAAATGGGGGTTCTCTTTCTATTATATAAGCAACTATCCAACATTTAGATTAAATCACTCTCACCTCAAACACTTGCAGTCTGAACTTGTTTATAATATTGACATATTGTAGAAACTTGAACTCAACTTTGCCGACAAACTTCAAGTAATTAATCACATCTACTCATAACGTTCATGTTATATATATCGCCTccattaaattacaatttttaaaaatttgaaacataTTCTTCacaactataatttttttaagaccaaatatattttttaatggaaataattatatttgaattgaataggattattataaattatgaattgtaaaaattttctccaaatatttaaaataattatatatatttaaaactctaactcaaaaattttaattaagttataaCAATCTTACGTCATCAATTGATTCATGCATTTGTTGGTCTCTCACACATATCATAAGTCATCAAATTTCGGTCCTAATAACctccaacaaaagatatataaaaCCTACTTGAATAATTTTACACCTTAAACATATTAGTCTTTAACTTTGAGTTTAAGAATATATATCTTCTTACAAACCAAAAActaatacaataataataataagttgatAACCTTATTTCACTAGCTAGGTTATATCAGCCTGATAAATCACAAGACAAGACGTCATTAGATCGATTTCACTAAAAACCagttcttaaataaataaatgaaataaaattaacaattaatacatTTTGAGGCCATCTATAAATGTGGCatgcatatattattatatagcaCTATAGCCATAATACAGAGAGTCCTTAGTTCTTATTGCAAAAACCTTTAACTTACACAAGTGCACCATTCCTGCCATGTACTATAATATATTGGAAGGACGTACGTACGCACCTCAAACTGCACTCTATGCCACCTaatttagaagaagaaattaaTACACTCTTATAATATATCTCCTTGAATATAGGAAAATTAGATGATTACTTGcgcttaatatatattattagttaattagGCTCCTAATGATGGCAGCTTCAGGGCTATCAGCATCGATTGTGGCCAACAACTGAGACAGTCGTTCGCTTAAGTCATCCACTTCTCTGTGTAAGCTTCTGATGTAGTTGCAGGTCTCTTGTAGGACCTTAGATGCTGATACCTGAAAACATAGGTCAGTGTCTCAATTAGCTATAGTCactttattttctatatatgtataaatagaTAAAGGAGTCTGCTATATATGACatataatcatttatattttagaagTAACAGGTTAATAAGTTATAACtacaattatcttaaaatatatttaaaatttaatttgatgagCAGATGTACGTTAACAAATTTGTTAACaagtgttcatttttttttttgtaaaggagTATATACATACTAACATCTTGTAACTTCAATTTTGTTAGGATACACTTAAAGTATAGCTTGTTAATTAAGACATTCCTTCTTAAAAATAAGTATGTTTACACCAacataagcaatatatatatatatatatatataaaattgtttgtACTAGTGACAAGGAAAACGCAGGCCACTGAGCCatatgttgatgatgatggtaTGTTCCTAAGCCTAATATATCTTTAGtctttatcaaattttatcacaattattttatgattaaaaggctatatatatatatatatatatatatatatatatatatatatatatatatatataaaaaggggagagaaaaatataaagtaaaacGAGTAGTTTAACAGATAAGaataaagaaaacatgaattataaaactatatattatattgtaaaatatatgtactgtattttttttttcttttttctggtcTTGAATGATAAGTATCTTTATGTACAATGCAACCACATTCAGAGACCATACAGCAGGAAGGTTCGTTTCACGAATTGGTCCAAATTAACCACATGACTGTTACACTGCACAgacctttttcctttttaaagtcTCTTTCTTTCTGGGGTTCTGCGTTACAGTtacttttacaaattaatatatagtatTTTAAAACTACACATATTTGTACGATCGAGTCAATGTGAACCCTTTGACCACTATAGGGATCTGCTTAAGATTTGGAGCTTCTGTAAACTATTCCCTTAATATATGGGTCATATTTCAGACTATATTCCTTGActgcatattattattattattattattatattatgacTTACATCATGTGCTATCCGAGCCATATGCCATTATGTGAGTCAGCTTCTTCCTACACTATACCTTCCAGAACTTGGTAGCAACAAAACAAGCAATACCATTCCATTGCCTCTATCTTCTTTCTTTGTGGCTTAATTAATATCAtcagttatatttttattatcgatatattaactattaatattgttagaatattaaagaaaaatatttgaatgtGTGACTTCTTCCTCTCTAATGTCCTTTTACTTCAATCACTAAATCAACTTTATCACCATCATATGTACATATATACAAACATCTGGTTCAACCTACGTGAAACTACATATAATATagtcatattatttataataatatttttacaaccttaattttttatctctctaGTATATCAATTATCTTACTTTATAATTATTCTATAGACTATATAATCTATTCAAACTATCTGCTTATATAAGGCTTGAGCAACGTGAAAGATAGGCTTCAAACTTCTTTatgaaaagtataaattaaGGTGGTAAGTGAAAGTTcctgaataataataattcatataagATCTTGCTAAATACCATAcaataaaaacttatatttaaCCAATGACTTCTTAAAGATAATTATCATCGATCATGtgctatatattattataacacACATGATGTTTTAGAAGTTGAGACATAAAGAGAGAAAAGGGTTTCTGAAATAGTACCTTGTCAGAGCGCCTATCGCGAATCTCAGGAACAAGTTGACGCAACTTTGAAACGAGGTCGATGATTTGGTCATCGGAGATCCTTGTGGATGCAGATTGCTGCCTGGACCTTCTGCTAGACATTTTAATTTTCCCTAGCTAGATAGATAGATAAAGAGCTTATAAATTGgtgtaattaatataattattgtctAAAGTAAGTAATTAAATCAACACTTGCTGCTATATAGATAGCTTCAGTTCAGTTTATTTACTATGCAAAACTATAGCCATAACGAGACagtgaagaaacaaaataaagaagattcaattgGGGAGAAGAATGGATGGAGTCTAAGAAATAAAAGACAAGCTATATAATATGGGAGAAGGGAGGGAGAGAAAAGGCTAAGATATAGTAGTGTTGTGGGATACAAGGCTAGGTATATATGTAGAAATGGAGAAAGTGATGAGAGAGATATAAAAGAGAAGGACCACACACAAAGGAAGAGTGAGAGAGAttgaggaaaaaaagaagaagaaaagaaatagagatAGACAGTGATATGTTGGATGTGAAGAAAACAATTGCATTGGAAAAGCAGTGGTGTTTAATTAAGATGAAGAGAAAGAGTTAGagtaagagaaagagaaagagaggatTATTAGGTTTCTTCTTCTGTGAGAGTGTTCCCATATTGGGGTTGGGGTTCAAGTGCCTTAAGAAGAGTGTGTTTG encodes the following:
- the LOC114399334 gene encoding transcription factor PRE5-like, translating into MSSRRSRQQSASTRISDDQIIDLVSKLRQLVPEIRDRRSDKVSASKVLQETCNYIRSLHREVDDLSERLSQLLATIDADSPEAAIIRSLIN